From the Toxotes jaculatrix isolate fToxJac2 chromosome 15, fToxJac2.pri, whole genome shotgun sequence genome, one window contains:
- the LOC121194001 gene encoding glutamate decarboxylase 1 isoform X1 — MAASAPSSSGGEPDPNSTNLRPPGSSYDAWCGVAHGCTRKLGMKICGFLQKNNSLEERSRIVSSFKERAAKNLLSCDNIGGDARFRRTETDFSNLFARDLLPAKNGEELTMQFLLEVVEILTNYIRKTFDRSTKVLDFHHPHQLLEGMEGFNLELSDQPESLEQILVDCRDTLKYGVRTGHPRFFNQLSTGLDIVGLAGEWLTSTANTNMFTYEIAPVFVLMEQLTLKKMREIIGWPEGEGDGIFSPGGAISNMYSVMIARYKFFPEVKTKGMAAAPRLVLFTSEHSHYSIKKASAALGFGTENLILLNTDERGRVIPADLEAKVIEAKQKGYVPMFVNATAGTTVYGAFDPINEIADICEKYNMWLHVDGAWGGGLLMSRKHRHKLNGVERANSVTWNPHKMMGVPLQCSAILVRERGLLQGCNSMCAGYLFQPDKQYDVTYDTGDKAIQCGRHVDIFKFWLMWKAKGTVGFEQHIDKCLDLSAYLYDKIRHREGFKMVFNGEPQHTNVCFWYIPSSLRGLPDGEEKRERLHKVAPKIKAMMMESGTTMVGYQPQGDKVNFFRMVISNPAATRSDIDFLIEEIERLGHDL; from the exons ATGGCGGCGTCTgcaccctcctcctctggcGGCGAACCGGATCCCAACTCGACAAATTTACGACCACCGGGCTCAA gctaTGACGCTTGGTGTGGAGTTGCTCATGGATGTACTAGAAAGCTGGGAATGAAAATCTGTG GGTTTTTGCAGAAGAATAACAGtctggaggagaggagcaggattGTGAGTTCTTTCAAGGAGCGCGCGGCCAAGAACCTGCTGTCCTGCGATAACATCGGCGGAGATGCGCGTTTCAGACGCACGGAGACGGATTTCTCCAATCTGTTCGCCAGAG atcTGTTGCCTGCCAAAAATGGAGAGGAGCTGACCATGCAGTTCTTGCTGGAGGTCGTGGAAATCCTCACCAACTACATCCGGAAGACCTTTGACAGATCCACCAAGGTCCTGGACTTCCACCACCCCCACCAGCTGCTGGAGGGCATGGAGGGCTTCAACCTGGAGCTCTCTGACCAGCCTGAGTCTCTGGAGCAGATCCTGGTGGACTGCAGGGACACCCTGAAATATGGTGTGAGAACAG GTCACCCCAGGTTCTTTAACCAGCTGTCCACTGGATTAGACATTGTTGGGTTGGCAGGAGAGTGGCTTACCTCTACAGCCAACACTAACAT gtTTACCTATGAGATCGCCCCTGTCTTTGTTCTCATGGAGCAGTTGACACtgaaaaagatgagagaaatCATTGGCTGGCCTGAAGGAGAGGGTGATGGTATATTTTCTCCAG GAGGAGCAATCTCCAACATGTACAGTGTGATGATTGCCAGATACAAGTTCTTCCCCGAAGTCAAGACCAAAGGCATGGCAGCTGCACCCAGACTGGTCCTCTTCACCTCAGAGCAT AGCCACTATTCCATCAAGAAAGCCAGTGCAGCTTTGGGCTTTGGAACAGAAAACCTGATCCTTTTGAACACAGATGAGAG aGGGAGAGTCATTCCTGCTGATTTGGAAGCCAAAGTAATAGAGGCCAAGCAAAAG GGGTATGTTCCGATGTTTGTGAATGCAACCGCTGGTACCACCGTCTACGGAGCCTTTGATCCCATCAATGAAATTGCAGACATCTGTGAAAAGTATAACATGTGGCTTCATGTGGAC GGTGCTTGGGGAGGTGGTTTGCTGATGtccaggaaacacagacacaagctgaATGGTGTGGAGAG GGCCAACTCAGTCACCTGGAACCCTCATAAGATGATGGGAGTACCTCTGCAGTGCTCTGCCATTCTGgtcagagagagg GGATTACTACAAGGCTGCAACTCCATGTGTGCTGGCTATCTCTTCCAGCCGGATAAACAGTATGATGTTACGTACGACACAGGCGACAAGGCCATTCAGTGCGGACGGCACGTTGATATCTTTAAGTTCTGGCTTATGTGGAAGGCAAAG GGAACAGTAGGATTTGAGCAGCATATTGACAAGTGCCTGGATCTGTCAGCGTACCTGTATGATAAgataagacacagagagggctTCAAGATGGTGTTTAACGGCGAG CCGCAGCACACCAATGTCTGCTTCTGGTACATTCCGTCGAGCCTGCGAGGTTTGCCTGATGGCGAGGAGAAGCGGGAGAGGCTGCACAAG GTGGCTCCAAAGATCAAGGCCATGATGATGGAGTCTGGGACCACGATGGTGGGCTACCAACCACAAGGAGATAAGGTCAACTTCTTCCGCATGGTCATCTCCAACCCTGCTGCTACCAGGTCAGACATCGACTTCCTGATTGAGGAGATTGAGCGACTGGGGCATGACTTGTAA
- the sp5a gene encoding transcription factor Sp5a, translating to MAAVAVLRNETLQAFLQDRTPNSSPENCKHSPLALLAATCNRIGHHHGSNPTDFLQVPYDPTLGSPSRLFHPWTNEGNPQSSLASNSTFGLSSKPQLSAHIQSSFSSHHELPLTPPADPSYPYDFSPVKMLPCSMQSLQSTCPPTYVPAVSYAAPTPIPPAMPSFVTGPSGLVHQQQRQLSPNPGEDIPWWSLQQGNHVSHSSSLGPHRFQLQRGLVLGHTDFAQYQTQIAALLHTKSPLATARRCRRCRCPNCQSSTSSDEPGKKKQHICHIPGCGKVYGKTSHLKAHLRWHSGERPFVCNWLFCGKSFTRSDELQRHLRTHTGEKRFVCPDCCKRFMRSDHLAKHVKTHQNKKSKCHDKTLDHVKREDTRNML from the exons ATGGCAGCAGTGGCTGTACTGCGGAATGAAACACTCCAGGCTTTTCTTCAG GATCGCACTCCAAACTCTTCTCCAGAGAACTGTAAGCACTCTCCGCTGGCTCTCCTGGCTGCCACTTGTAACCGGATCGGGCATCACCACGGATCAAACCCCACAGATTTTCTCCAGGTCCCTTACGACCCAACTCTGGGCTCCCCTTCGCGTTTATTTCACCCGTGGACTAACGAGGGAAACCCTCAGAGCAGCCTGGCTAGCAACTCTACTTTCGGACTATCTTCCAAGCCCCAGCTGTCTGCGCACATCCAGAGCTCCTTCAGCTCGCACCACGAACTGCCCCTCACCCCTCCGGCGGACCCCTCGTACCCCTATGACTTCTCCCCTGTGAAGATGTTACCTTGCTCCATGCAGTCCCTGCAGTCCACCTGCCCTCCCACCTACGTCCCCGCTGTCAGTTACGCAGCCCCAACTCCCATTCCGCCCGCTATGCCAAGTTTTGTCACGGGACCCTCCGGCCTTGTGcaccagcagcagagacagttgTCCCCAAACCCTGGAGAGGATATTCCGTGGTGGAGCCTCCAGCAGGGGAACCATGTAAGCCACTCTTCCTCCCTCGGTCCCCATCGCTTCCAGCTGCAGAGGGGCTTGGTTCTGGGACATACGGACTTTGCGCAATACCAGACGCAAATCGCCGCGCTGCTGCACACGAAGTCCCCTCTCGCAACTGCGCGGCGGTGCAGGAGGTGCAGGTGTCCGAACTGCCAGTCCTCCACGTCCAGCGACGAGCCTGGGAAGAAGAAACAGCACATTTGTCACATACCGGGTTGCGGGAAAGTTTATGGGAAAACTTCTCACCTCAAAGCGCACCTGAGGTGGCACTCTGGAGAGCGGCCGTTTGTGTGCAACTGGCTGTTCTGTGGCAAGAGTTTCACCAGGTCGgatgagctgcagagacacCTGAGGACTCACACGGGTGAGAAGCGTTTTGTTTGCCCGGACTGCTGCAAGAGGTTCATGAGGAGTGACCACTTggcaaaacatgtcaaaactcaccagaacaaaaaaagcaaGTGCCACGACAAGACACTTGACCACGTCAAAAGGGAGGACACGAGGAATATGTTGTAA
- the LOC121194001 gene encoding glutamate decarboxylase 1 isoform X2: protein MAASAPSSSGGEPDPNSTNLRPPGYDAWCGVAHGCTRKLGMKICGFLQKNNSLEERSRIVSSFKERAAKNLLSCDNIGGDARFRRTETDFSNLFARDLLPAKNGEELTMQFLLEVVEILTNYIRKTFDRSTKVLDFHHPHQLLEGMEGFNLELSDQPESLEQILVDCRDTLKYGVRTGHPRFFNQLSTGLDIVGLAGEWLTSTANTNMFTYEIAPVFVLMEQLTLKKMREIIGWPEGEGDGIFSPGGAISNMYSVMIARYKFFPEVKTKGMAAAPRLVLFTSEHSHYSIKKASAALGFGTENLILLNTDERGRVIPADLEAKVIEAKQKGYVPMFVNATAGTTVYGAFDPINEIADICEKYNMWLHVDGAWGGGLLMSRKHRHKLNGVERANSVTWNPHKMMGVPLQCSAILVRERGLLQGCNSMCAGYLFQPDKQYDVTYDTGDKAIQCGRHVDIFKFWLMWKAKGTVGFEQHIDKCLDLSAYLYDKIRHREGFKMVFNGEPQHTNVCFWYIPSSLRGLPDGEEKRERLHKVAPKIKAMMMESGTTMVGYQPQGDKVNFFRMVISNPAATRSDIDFLIEEIERLGHDL from the exons ATGGCGGCGTCTgcaccctcctcctctggcGGCGAACCGGATCCCAACTCGACAAATTTACGACCACCGG gctaTGACGCTTGGTGTGGAGTTGCTCATGGATGTACTAGAAAGCTGGGAATGAAAATCTGTG GGTTTTTGCAGAAGAATAACAGtctggaggagaggagcaggattGTGAGTTCTTTCAAGGAGCGCGCGGCCAAGAACCTGCTGTCCTGCGATAACATCGGCGGAGATGCGCGTTTCAGACGCACGGAGACGGATTTCTCCAATCTGTTCGCCAGAG atcTGTTGCCTGCCAAAAATGGAGAGGAGCTGACCATGCAGTTCTTGCTGGAGGTCGTGGAAATCCTCACCAACTACATCCGGAAGACCTTTGACAGATCCACCAAGGTCCTGGACTTCCACCACCCCCACCAGCTGCTGGAGGGCATGGAGGGCTTCAACCTGGAGCTCTCTGACCAGCCTGAGTCTCTGGAGCAGATCCTGGTGGACTGCAGGGACACCCTGAAATATGGTGTGAGAACAG GTCACCCCAGGTTCTTTAACCAGCTGTCCACTGGATTAGACATTGTTGGGTTGGCAGGAGAGTGGCTTACCTCTACAGCCAACACTAACAT gtTTACCTATGAGATCGCCCCTGTCTTTGTTCTCATGGAGCAGTTGACACtgaaaaagatgagagaaatCATTGGCTGGCCTGAAGGAGAGGGTGATGGTATATTTTCTCCAG GAGGAGCAATCTCCAACATGTACAGTGTGATGATTGCCAGATACAAGTTCTTCCCCGAAGTCAAGACCAAAGGCATGGCAGCTGCACCCAGACTGGTCCTCTTCACCTCAGAGCAT AGCCACTATTCCATCAAGAAAGCCAGTGCAGCTTTGGGCTTTGGAACAGAAAACCTGATCCTTTTGAACACAGATGAGAG aGGGAGAGTCATTCCTGCTGATTTGGAAGCCAAAGTAATAGAGGCCAAGCAAAAG GGGTATGTTCCGATGTTTGTGAATGCAACCGCTGGTACCACCGTCTACGGAGCCTTTGATCCCATCAATGAAATTGCAGACATCTGTGAAAAGTATAACATGTGGCTTCATGTGGAC GGTGCTTGGGGAGGTGGTTTGCTGATGtccaggaaacacagacacaagctgaATGGTGTGGAGAG GGCCAACTCAGTCACCTGGAACCCTCATAAGATGATGGGAGTACCTCTGCAGTGCTCTGCCATTCTGgtcagagagagg GGATTACTACAAGGCTGCAACTCCATGTGTGCTGGCTATCTCTTCCAGCCGGATAAACAGTATGATGTTACGTACGACACAGGCGACAAGGCCATTCAGTGCGGACGGCACGTTGATATCTTTAAGTTCTGGCTTATGTGGAAGGCAAAG GGAACAGTAGGATTTGAGCAGCATATTGACAAGTGCCTGGATCTGTCAGCGTACCTGTATGATAAgataagacacagagagggctTCAAGATGGTGTTTAACGGCGAG CCGCAGCACACCAATGTCTGCTTCTGGTACATTCCGTCGAGCCTGCGAGGTTTGCCTGATGGCGAGGAGAAGCGGGAGAGGCTGCACAAG GTGGCTCCAAAGATCAAGGCCATGATGATGGAGTCTGGGACCACGATGGTGGGCTACCAACCACAAGGAGATAAGGTCAACTTCTTCCGCATGGTCATCTCCAACCCTGCTGCTACCAGGTCAGACATCGACTTCCTGATTGAGGAGATTGAGCGACTGGGGCATGACTTGTAA